One Antiquaquibacter oligotrophicus genomic region harbors:
- a CDS encoding lysylphosphatidylglycerol synthase transmembrane domain-containing protein, whose translation MTDAAEHAGDKPVSRTRAHLFTALRYIALAVVIGFAVAFFAERWTQITDVISRIPVWGVVASFLVMLLGMVANVLSWVTILNGLGHVVPLPRGSQIMLVGQLGKYVPGSVWGYVMQMELGRQYGIARARVLVTTLYAAGIGVVASLILGVSVIPSVAADQPALAWLYLLLPIGLVCLHPRVMTWLSNLTLKVFRRPPLEHRVRYGTIAIAMGWSLLSYVLYGVHLHLLVGEVLPWSFITILMLGGAISLGFTASLVAPILPSGAGIRELVLILVMLAVSVPDAYAQAASLLSRAMFTAGDLLLAGAAVIVVLIMRRSLRARDVASNEYAQLGDWHSADEPPTGPHPARD comes from the coding sequence GTGACGGACGCCGCTGAGCATGCAGGGGACAAGCCGGTCTCCCGCACGCGAGCTCACCTCTTCACTGCACTTCGCTACATCGCGCTCGCCGTCGTCATCGGCTTCGCTGTCGCCTTCTTCGCCGAACGGTGGACCCAGATCACCGACGTGATCTCCCGCATCCCCGTGTGGGGTGTTGTCGCCTCGTTCCTGGTGATGCTTCTCGGCATGGTCGCCAATGTGCTCAGTTGGGTGACGATCCTCAACGGCCTCGGTCACGTCGTGCCCCTGCCCCGCGGCTCGCAGATCATGCTCGTCGGACAACTCGGAAAATACGTTCCCGGCTCGGTCTGGGGCTACGTGATGCAGATGGAACTCGGGCGCCAGTACGGGATCGCCCGCGCGCGAGTGCTCGTGACCACCCTGTACGCCGCGGGCATCGGGGTGGTGGCATCCCTCATCCTCGGAGTCTCGGTCATCCCGTCCGTCGCAGCGGACCAACCGGCGCTCGCGTGGTTGTACCTCCTGCTTCCCATAGGGCTCGTGTGTCTGCATCCGCGTGTGATGACGTGGCTGTCGAATCTCACGCTCAAAGTGTTCCGCCGGCCGCCCCTCGAGCATCGCGTGCGGTACGGAACCATCGCGATCGCCATGGGATGGTCGCTGCTCTCCTACGTGCTCTACGGCGTGCATCTGCACCTCCTTGTCGGCGAGGTGCTGCCGTGGTCGTTCATCACAATCCTGATGCTCGGCGGCGCTATCAGCCTTGGCTTCACCGCGAGTCTGGTCGCTCCGATCCTGCCGTCGGGAGCGGGCATCCGTGAACTCGTGCTCATCCTCGTGATGCTCGCCGTCTCCGTTCCGGATGCCTATGCTCAGGCGGCGAGCCTGTTGTCGCGCGCGATGTTCACCGCTGGTGATCTGCTGCTGGCTGGCGCCGCGGTAATTGTTGTCCTGATCATGCGTCGCAGCCTGCGCGCACGGGACGTCGCCTCGAACGAGTATGCGCAGCTCGGCGACTGGCATTCCGCGGATGAGCCACCGACCGGACCGCACCCCGCCAGGGACTAG
- a CDS encoding DEAD/DEAH box helicase encodes MPQYQKPAKNSGAPKSGSRSPKHRGYRPDAAPAPKKRWTADDRAARTGDRPANGKPAREDRRPDWTPREKPARQQRDSYGDRGGRPAYGDRTERPAYGDRTERPSYGDRNPRADRPSYGDRSERPAYGDRPQRADRPSYGDRPQRGDRPAYGDRPQRGSYDRAPRRDGDDRAPRRNFDDRAPRRDFEDRAPRRSYDDRAPRRDFEDRAPRRDFEDRAPRRNFEDRAPRRNFDDRAPRRSFDDRAPRRDSSYYPQRDTKSFTPQDDVVLERLEASAISAGDVDGKTFADLGLGGNIVRQLGEMGAAAPFPIQAATIPVVLSGRDVLGRGKTGSGKTIAFGAPVVERLMENNGGRDRKMGRAPRALILAPTRELAQQIDRTVQPIARSVGLFTTTIVGGVPQHKQVGALQRGVDIVIATPGRVEDLVEQGRLDLSNVFITVLDEADHMCDLGFLEPVQRILRETKPGGQKLLFSATLDKGVATLVDEFLVEPSVHEVAGEDQASSTIDHRVFLIEQRDKRAIIEQLAGGEGKTLVFTRTRAFAEELSDYLEDSGIPATSLHGDLNQSRRTRNLSLLTSGRVNVLVATDVAARGIHVDDISLVIQADAPEEYKTYLHRSGRTGRAGKQGTVVTLVGHKRRRKMDELLGRAEIEADVAHVAPGDELLDTLAAL; translated from the coding sequence ATGCCCCAGTACCAGAAGCCAGCGAAGAACTCCGGCGCGCCCAAGAGCGGCTCGCGGAGCCCCAAGCACCGCGGCTACCGCCCCGATGCTGCCCCCGCTCCCAAGAAGCGGTGGACCGCGGATGACCGTGCCGCCCGCACTGGCGATCGCCCCGCGAACGGCAAGCCCGCACGCGAGGACCGCCGTCCCGACTGGACTCCGCGCGAGAAGCCTGCGCGTCAGCAGCGCGACTCGTATGGAGACCGTGGCGGTCGCCCGGCGTACGGCGACCGGACCGAGCGTCCGGCGTACGGCGACCGTACCGAGCGTCCTTCGTACGGCGACCGTAACCCTCGCGCGGACCGCCCCTCCTACGGTGACCGTTCCGAGCGTCCCGCGTACGGCGACCGTCCGCAGCGCGCCGATCGCCCGTCCTACGGCGACCGCCCGCAGCGCGGGGACCGTCCCGCATACGGTGACCGTCCGCAGCGCGGGTCGTACGACCGTGCTCCCCGTCGTGACGGCGACGACCGTGCCCCGCGTCGCAACTTCGATGACCGTGCCCCGCGCCGTGACTTCGAGGACCGGGCTCCGCGCCGCTCCTATGACGACCGTGCGCCGCGTCGCGACTTTGAAGACCGCGCCCCCCGTCGCGACTTTGAGGACCGCGCCCCCCGTCGCAACTTCGAGGATCGCGCTCCGCGTCGGAACTTCGACGACCGCGCACCCCGCCGTTCGTTCGACGACCGCGCACCTCGTCGCGACAGCTCCTACTACCCGCAGCGCGACACGAAGAGCTTCACGCCGCAGGATGACGTCGTGCTCGAGCGCCTCGAAGCATCCGCCATCTCCGCTGGCGACGTCGATGGCAAGACCTTCGCCGACCTCGGCCTCGGTGGCAACATCGTGCGTCAGCTCGGCGAGATGGGTGCGGCCGCGCCCTTCCCGATCCAGGCCGCGACGATCCCCGTTGTACTCTCCGGTCGCGATGTCCTCGGGCGCGGCAAGACCGGCTCTGGCAAGACCATCGCGTTTGGCGCCCCCGTCGTGGAGCGACTGATGGAGAACAATGGCGGGCGTGACCGCAAGATGGGTCGCGCGCCTCGCGCCCTCATCCTGGCGCCCACCCGCGAGCTTGCCCAGCAGATCGACCGCACCGTGCAGCCCATCGCTCGTAGCGTCGGACTCTTCACCACGACCATCGTCGGTGGGGTTCCGCAGCACAAGCAGGTCGGAGCACTGCAGCGTGGCGTCGACATTGTCATCGCCACCCCCGGCCGCGTCGAGGATCTCGTCGAGCAGGGCCGCCTTGACCTCAGCAACGTGTTCATCACGGTTCTCGACGAGGCCGACCACATGTGCGACCTCGGATTCCTCGAGCCCGTGCAGCGCATCCTCCGCGAGACCAAGCCCGGCGGCCAGAAGCTTCTCTTCTCGGCGACCCTCGACAAGGGTGTTGCCACCCTCGTCGACGAGTTCCTTGTCGAGCCGAGTGTGCACGAGGTTGCTGGGGAGGACCAGGCGTCGTCGACGATCGACCACCGCGTGTTCCTCATCGAGCAGCGCGACAAGCGGGCCATCATCGAGCAGCTCGCGGGCGGCGAGGGCAAGACCCTCGTGTTCACCCGCACCCGCGCCTTCGCCGAGGAGCTCAGCGACTACCTCGAGGACTCCGGCATCCCGGCGACGAGCCTGCACGGTGACCTCAACCAGTCGCGCCGCACGCGCAACCTGTCGCTGCTCACGAGTGGCCGGGTCAACGTGCTCGTGGCGACGGATGTCGCGGCTCGTGGCATCCACGTCGACGACATCTCTCTCGTGATCCAGGCCGACGCGCCGGAGGAGTACAAGACCTACCTCCACCGCTCTGGACGTACCGGACGCGCGGGCAAGCAGGGCACCGTGGTGACGCTCGTCGGGCACAAGCGTCGTCGCAAGATGGACGAGCTTCTCGGTCGCGCGGAGATCGAGGCGGACGTGGCACACGTCGCCCCCGGCGACGAGTTGCTCGACACCCTCGCAGCGCTCTAG
- a CDS encoding polyprenol monophosphomannose synthase, translated as MPTTPALVIIPTYNERESIERILPRVLATGVDILVVDDSSPDGTGEYVASVAESEPRIHLLTRAGKQGLGPAYLAGFAWGLEREYDVLFELDADGSHPPEVIPTMLRVLADDTAGRVGGVIGSRWVAGGSVVNWPASRKFISRGGSWYARTMLGLSVRDVTAGYRAYRADVLRSLPLAGIESHGYCFQIDMTRRIANEGFSLVEVPIEFRDREFGDSKMSGAIVREAMLKVTEWGFQRLVGRRP; from the coding sequence GTGCCGACCACCCCTGCGCTGGTGATCATCCCGACATACAACGAGAGGGAGAGCATCGAGAGGATCCTTCCGCGTGTGCTCGCCACCGGGGTCGACATCCTGGTCGTGGATGACTCGAGCCCCGACGGCACGGGAGAGTACGTCGCATCCGTCGCGGAGTCAGAGCCGCGCATCCACTTGCTCACTCGCGCTGGCAAGCAGGGCCTCGGTCCCGCATATCTCGCAGGCTTCGCTTGGGGTCTTGAGCGGGAGTACGACGTTCTGTTCGAGCTCGACGCCGATGGGTCGCACCCACCCGAGGTCATCCCCACCATGCTCAGGGTTCTGGCGGACGACACCGCCGGTCGCGTCGGCGGGGTCATCGGCTCGCGATGGGTTGCGGGTGGTTCGGTCGTCAACTGGCCGGCGAGCCGCAAGTTCATCAGCCGCGGCGGTAGTTGGTACGCGCGTACGATGCTCGGCCTCTCCGTTCGGGATGTTACGGCTGGCTACCGCGCCTACCGCGCCGACGTGCTTCGGTCGCTTCCCCTCGCCGGCATCGAGTCCCACGGGTACTGCTTCCAGATCGACATGACGCGTCGAATCGCGAACGAGGGCTTCTCGCTCGTCGAGGTCCCGATCGAGTTTCGTGACCGCGAGTTCGGCGACTCGAAGATGAGCGGGGCGATCGTGCGCGAAGCGATGCTCAAGGTGACCGAGTGGGGCTTCCAGCGTCTCGTCGGCCGCCGCCCGTGA
- a CDS encoding NUDIX hydrolase, translating into MPTPDFVLALRAKIGHDPLWLMGVSAVVLDGSRTLLVRRSDTGAWTPVTGIVDPGEEPAVAAERETLEEAGVVVRAHALTWVHVIPPVTYDNGDVSQYVDLTFRCDFVSGEPWPADGENTDAAWFDLDNLPDMAPDMVARIRSAVDFDGTTRFVR; encoded by the coding sequence GTGCCAACGCCCGATTTCGTCCTCGCCCTTCGCGCCAAAATCGGCCACGACCCGTTGTGGCTCATGGGGGTCAGCGCCGTCGTGCTGGACGGATCACGCACGCTCCTCGTCCGTCGTTCCGACACGGGCGCGTGGACTCCTGTCACGGGGATAGTCGACCCCGGCGAGGAGCCTGCGGTCGCAGCCGAGCGGGAGACGCTCGAGGAGGCGGGTGTCGTGGTGCGGGCACACGCGCTCACGTGGGTGCACGTCATCCCTCCCGTCACCTACGACAACGGCGACGTGTCGCAGTATGTGGATCTGACGTTCCGCTGCGATTTCGTGTCGGGCGAACCGTGGCCGGCCGATGGCGAGAACACGGATGCCGCGTGGTTCGATCTCGACAACCTTCCCGATATGGCGCCCGACATGGTGGCGCGCATCCGCAGTGCGGTGGACTTCGACGGCACCACCCGTTTCGTGCGTTGA